The following proteins come from a genomic window of Malus sylvestris chromosome 4, drMalSylv7.2, whole genome shotgun sequence:
- the LOC126617815 gene encoding uncharacterized protein LOC126617815 — protein sequence MKTSSSSSAVVIHALNNLTVTGFVEDTTMFEKCSKECFGKLDVDGQGGLSREKLRAGFGKLLPGIGYVSQPKDEINVLHDAIFERFDADKNGVIDGHEFQTLLAETMLAVARGIGGSPVLVALEHGSLLMRAAEHEKARVCK from the coding sequence ATGAAAACGAGTAGCAGTTCCAGTGCCGTTGTTATTCATGCCCTGAACAATTTGACCGTCACCGGATTCGTGGAAGACACAACGATGTTTGAGAAATGCAGTAAGGAATGCTTCGGAAAACTTGACGTGGACGGTCAGGGAGGGCTATCGAGGGAGAAGCTACGTGCAGGGTTTGGCAAACTTTTGCCGGGCATCGGGTACGTATCGCAGCCGAAAGACGAAATCAACGTCCTGCATGATGCAATATTTGAGAGATTTGATGCGGATAAAAATGGTGTGATCGATGGTCACGAGTTTCAGACTCTGTTGGCGGAGACGATGCTCGCGGTGGCGCGAGGGATCGGGGGTTCGCCGGTTCTGGTGGCGCTTGAACATGGCAGCCTCCTCATGAGGGCAGCTGAACATGAAAAGGCAAGAGTATGCAAATAG